Proteins encoded in a region of the Magallana gigas chromosome 8, xbMagGiga1.1, whole genome shotgun sequence genome:
- the LOC105340797 gene encoding neurogenic locus notch homolog protein 1 isoform X3 has product MEKKTKILTVPWNDRQNGGLRMEGEPDWISRMAEEQVIVRQSSGEEADRSSSEGAQEDEDPNGVIHFNNDRSSNTSVYNNVSRHHVADKSRQTEYTNVGKKYIVTGNGHNSNHLHNGQSHKVHYADNIGIISTKNSPPSSINELDKKKQREIERKRRRRICTVILLLLLALIIGFGVGLLVYFLLMNGGSNQSLQEAQRESILVKLKLPILNETYTPDMANVNSSDFRRISEPLCEEMEFYFQHEKGFVKCNINEIRNVSKSIECTCKSTTHKRDHTSLEVGVDLTFVESLRAEDILRILDTKAKKVFFDGFEVVLIKNFIVDIKGNGQNGGCLPSPCQNNGICQTTDDGDISCACPVGWTGTRCEIDINTCIRFPCGNNGVCHEKLGEDSCICKRGWDGRQCEIDVNECLNVPCKNGATCVNTDGSFYCTCPSSWEGAFCDIDKDDCARFPCQHGGTCTNDIGFYNCTCIPGWTGQDCHQDVDECVLTPCSNGGTCQNTLGSYLCNCPAGWIGRHCDVDVDECVNFPCQRSGICLNTNGSYTCKCPNGWEGQNCEFDVNECKSNPCQNGGFCENTNGFYQCRCGDGWMGQNCQIDVDECLQFPCQHGGQCRNLNGTYFCDCPAGWMGPQCQFDVNECVRQPCSNNAVCVNDMGSYRCVCPDGLTGQNCDYDINECVSSPCLNNGTCTNTIGSYTCACSTVFSGKHCENKLTSCSSITCYNGGTCQENAGKDTCMCQPGWTGDQCQYDVNECQQNPCKNGGVCNNVVGSYVCTCSVGFKGKDCSEDVNECLQNPCSNSVTCQNVPGSYTCVCNSGWAGQDCDIDINECLRNPCKNLSPCTNSPGSYSCACSPQWSGQNCDIDVNECLYSPCHHNGRCDNFQGGYVCSCKNGWTGQNCNVDIDECTTNPCSNGARCVNIDGSYVCNCPNGWTGSLCTIDVNECDQNPCLHSSGCVNRPGNYSCQCLAGWTGVNCEQDVNECATFPCLNGGLCVNTDGSFQCSCKDGFTGSRCEQDFDECQDTPCNNGFCLNSNGGYSCSCYVGWTGLRCDIDINECLNIPCIHGACSNTIGSYTCQCNPGWRGSNCDIDINECSNNPCINGSCTNTAGSYQCQCFNGWTGTNCDQNVNECISGPCQNGAVCQDFVGSFICSCLAGWTGQFCQTDVNECEQFVCKNGGSCANINGSYSCQCTAGWTGPHCETDRDECAEGRCQNNANCYNSDGSYVCICPNGWQGRDCEIDVNECLASPCSNGGTCQNLPGSFVCQCASGWTGQTCQLDVDECLNSPCQNGGFCQNALGTYFCTCKAGWNGVYCENDINECLVNNICQNGGVCINTAGSYQCQCPSQWTGDNCEIDVNECSNSPCLHGSACTNANGSYSCICRPGWVGIHCESDVNECDTPDQCKNGATCLNTEGSFTCSCPIGWAGETCQIDVNECQALPCIHGGTCTNLPGSYQCQCQAGWTGKNCEQDVNECLTQSPCLNAGTCTNTQGSFFCTCERGWTGYDCSQNINECLQSPCQHNSTCVDLQGFYRCQCDSGFTGYNCEQDKNECENNPCLHQSTCINLMGSYMCICPAGWIGQNCQIDKDECSGDPCKNGGTCINSNGSYQCSCASGWTGVNCTNDIDECRTNPCKNGATCLNTYGSYICTCALGWTGVNCESEFLVCLSDTCLNGGTCFDRPGTFFCACPTGFTGQKCETDVNECLDPVSCVHGTCTNGYGSFVCRCHQGWSGTNCDIDVNECLTSPCQNGGTCLNMAGSYSCACAQGWKGKNCTEDIDECFASPCVHGLCSNLPGNFQCICEKGWSGRYCDQDVDECLSNPCQNGGTCVDNSGSHSCICPAGWTGQNCTIDINECLQSPCVHGSCSNFAGSFQCNCDAGWTGALCDIDINECLQSPCVHGSCSNLAGSFKCSCESGWTGTLCETDINECLQSPCVHGACSNLAGTFKCSCESGWTGTLCDTDINECLQSPCVHGSCSNLAGSFQCSCDTGWTGTLCDTDIDECLQSPCVHGSCNNLAGSFQCICDAGWTGALCDIDINECAQTPCVHGTCQNSGGSYQCICDKGWTGPQCDQDINECLSTPCVHGTCTNTLGSFQCSCEPGWTGALCDQDINECLQSPCVQGQCSDTLGSYRCSCDVGWTGTNCETDIDECLTSPCNNGVCTNTEGSFQCTCNQGWQGPLCNIDIDHCSSNPCVHGTCTDTGATYSCTCDEGWTGPNCSQDINECITLAPCANGGTCLNVDGSFLCTCPVGWTGTTCKTDINECLASPCVNGNCSNTLGSYTCICDAGWTGTNCSQDIDECLQTSCFNNGTCVNTPGSFYCQCPIGLSGAKCDLVDITDITLVFDIVNFPWVDDLADNSSIIFKSYAGRFCRDMDVIFAVRAADYPGYLYCNVAAFGQDPLNITVVLTFGGHDYTSGFEKQLRGAIYETTKEYRYLNYIVHLIGDVLIVSGRISHDAWLTNMTMYIYDDFQYKPQYSDMNSTEFKAFESSFCDDIDLFFKNSNLTSRYYRCFFDYIGAVRPHTLTFIMVFNGTDSVSREQTTGVISAGAPHYTVENLDLMFIGSNFFYLHRGYNKIAINLTDFTTTSAPPTTESPLKTLINITFVLKNLTYTNQLANTESQEFKSLAIPFCGYLTDLYSTRDRFKYIYELCQVMAFVQEGGKDKINFILQFKGAQDPTLQEFIYGILIENAPRAIVNGEISIIVGPLAVFDDSLAINQATVTYSLPPESTTPSSPLTAAPLVTDPCKDAPDNAYLPVPGKCHQFYKCSFGISYMFECPGNTVFFQDRNQCDNNDGTIKC; this is encoded by the exons ATGGAAAAGAAGACGAAAATCTTAACTGTTCCATGGA ATGACAGACAAAATGGCGGCCTAAGAATGGAGGGAGAGCCGGACTGGATCAGTCGAATGGCAGAGGAGCAGGTGATCGTCAGACAGTCCAGCGGTGAGGAGGCGGACCGGTCCTCAAGTGAGGGCGCGCAGGAAGATGAGGACCCG aatggGGTAATTCATTTCAACAACGACAGAAGCAGTAATACATCAGTGTATAACAATGTGTCTCGGCATCATGTGGCGGACAAATCCAGACAGACAGAGTATACAAACGTTGGCAAAAAATACATAGTGACCGGAAACGGACATAATTCTAACCATCTACACAACGGACAATCGCACAAAGTGCATTACGCTGACAATATAGGAATTATTTCCACGAAAAATTCCCCGCCAAGTTCTATAAATGAATTGGACAAAAAGAAACAGAGAGAGATAGAAAGAAAGAGGCGCCGGAGGATATGTACTGTGATTCTTCTGTTACTCCTGGCTTTAATCATCGGGTTCGGAGTCGGGCTATTAGTGTATTTCTTATTAATGAATG GTGGATCAAACCAATCCCTGCAAGAGGCACAAAGAG AATCGATTCTCGTAAAGTTGAAGCTGCCAATCTTAAATGAAACCTACACACCCGATATGGCAAACGTCAATTCCAGTGATTTTCGACGTATTTCGGAACCCCTCTGTGAGGAG ATGGAATTTTACTTTCAACACGAAAAAGGTTTCGTTAAATGCAATATCAATGAAATAAG AAACGTTTCCAAATCCATTGAGTGCACCTGCAAATCAACAACACA TAAGAGGGATCACACTTCCCTAGAAGTGGGCGTGGATCTAACGTTTGTCGAATCACTGCGAGCAGAGGACATCCTCCGGATACTGGACACTAAAGCCAAAAAGGTGTTCTTTGACGGATTCGAGGTGGTGTTGATAAAGAACTTTATCGTGGACATCAAAGGAAACGGTCAAAATG GTGGATGTCTCCCATCACCATGCCAGAACAATGGAATCTGCCAAACCACAGATGATGGAGATATATCATGCGCATGCCCAGTTGGATGGACCGGAACACGATGTGAAATTG ACATCAATACTTGCATCCGGTTTCCTTGTGGAAACAACGGAGTCTGTCATGAAAAGCTTGGAGAAGATTCATGTATTTGCAAACGAGGCTGGGACGGACGCCAGTGCGAAATAG ATGTGAACGAGTGTTTGAACGTCCCGTGTAAGAATGGCGCCACCTGTGTGAACACGGACGGTTCCTTCTACTGCACCTGTCCCTCCTCCTGGGAGGGCGCCTTCTGTGACATCG ACAAAGACGATTGTGCAAGATTCCCGTGCCAGCATGGCGGTACCTGTACAAACGACATCGGGTTTTATAACTGTACGTGTATCCCAGGATGGACAGGACAGGACTGCCACCAAg ATGTGGATGAATGTGTCCTCACCCCTTGTTCTAACGGAGGGACCTGCCAGAACACCCTGGGGTCGTACCTGTGTAACTGTCCCGCAGGCTGGATCGGAAGACATTGTGACGTCG ATGTCGACGAATGTGTCAATTTTCCGTGTCAGCGAAGCGGTATTTGCCTCAACACCAACGGGTCCTACACGTGTAAATGTCCCAATGGCTGGGAGGGCCAGAACTGTGAATTTG ATGTAAACGAATGCAAATCCAATCCTTGTCAAAATGGCGGATTTTGTGAGAATACAAATGGGTTCTATCAGTGTCGGTGTGGCGACGGATGGATGGGCCAAAACTGCCAGATCG ATGTTGACGAATGCCTTCAGTTCCCATGCCAACATGGCGGTCAGTGTCGTAATTTGAATGGGACCTATTTCTGTGACTGTCCCGCGGGGTGGATGGGACCGCAATGTCAGTTTG ACGTAAACGAATGCGTACGACAGCCGTGTTCTAACAATGCTGTGTGTGTCAATGACATGGGGTCCTACCGCTGTGTGTGTCCTGACGGCCTCACGGGACAGAACTGTGACTACG ACATAAACGAATGCGTGTCATCTCCTTGCTTAAACAACGGGACCTGTACAAATACGATTGGATCATACACCTGTGCGTGTTCGACTGTGTTTTCTGGAAAACATTGTGAAAATA AGTTAACAAGCTGCTCCTCCATCACGTGTTACAATGGAGGCACGTGCCAGGAGAACGCGGGAAAAGACACGTGTATGTGTCAACCCGGCTGGACAGGAGACCAGTGTCAATACG ATGTGAACGAGTGCCAACAGAATCCTTGCAAGAATGGTGGGGTGTGTAACAACGTCGTAGGGTCGTATGTGTGCACGTGTTCGGTGGGATTCAAAGGGAAGGACTGCTCAGAGG ATGTAAACGAATGTTTACAGAATCCTTGCTCTAACAGCGTAACTTGTCAGAATGTACCCGGAAGTTACACGTGTGTATGTAATTCCGGATGGGCTGGGCAAGATTGCGACATTG ATATCAATGAATGTTTGCGGAACCCTTGCAAAAATCTCAGTCCATGCACCAACTCTCCCGGATCCTATTCATGCGCATGCTCACCACAGTGGTCAGGACAAAATTGCGACATTG ACGTTAACGAGTGTCTGTACTCACCGTGTCATCATAATGGCCGCTGTGACAACTTCCAGGGAGGCTACGTCTGTTCCTGTAAGAATGGCTGGACGGGACAAAACTGTAATGTCG ATATTGATGAATGCACGACCAATCCCTGCAGTAATGGCGCCCGGTGCGTTAACATCGACGGTTCCTACGTGTGTAACTGTCCCAATGGGTGGACCGGCTCATTGTGTACCATAG ATGTGAACGAGTGTGATCAGAATCCATGCCTCCACTCCAGTGGGTGTGTGAACCGCCCCGGGAACTACAGCTGCCAGTGTCTGGCCGGGTGGACCGGGGTCAACTGTGAACAAG atGTCAATGAATGTGCTACTTTCCCCTGTCTGAACGGCGGACTTTGTGTGAACACAGACGGTTCATTCCAGTGTTCATGTAAAGATGGGTTCACTGGTTCACGCTGTGAACAAG atTTTGATGAATGCCAGGATACCCCGTGTAACAACGGGTTTTGCCTGAACTCCAATGGAGGTTATTCTTGTTCATGTTATGTTGGATGGACCGGACTCCGCTGTGATATCG ATATCAACGAATGTCTAAACATTCCATGTATACACGGGGCCTGTAGTAACACGATAGGATCCTATACCTGCCAGTGTAACCCGGGATGGAGGGGAAGCAATTGTGACATCG ATATCAATGAATGCTCCAACAACCCTTGTATCAACGGTAGTTGTACCAACACTGCGGGGTCCTACCAATGTCAGTGTTTCAATGGATGGACCGGAACCAACTGTGATCAAA atgtgaaCGAGTGTATCTCCGGTCCATGTCAAAATGGCGCCGTTTGTCAAGATTTTGTAGGATCCTTTATCTGTAGCTGTCTCGCTGGTTGGACGGGGCAGTTTTGTCAAACAG ATGTGAATGAGTGTGAACAATTTGTGTGTAAGAATGGAGGCTCCTGTGCCAACATCAATGGGTCCTACTCGTGTCAGTGTACGGCAGGCTGGACCGGACCCCACTGTGAAACAG ATAGGGACGAATGTGCTGAAGGAAGGTGCCAAAACAACGCTAACTGCTACAACAGTGATGGATCCTATGTTTGTATTTGTCCTAATGGATGGCAAGGACGAGATTGTGAAATCG atGTGAACGAGTGTTTGGCCTCACCTTGTTCCAATGGCGGCACCTGCCAGAACCTGCCTGGTTCGTTTGTTTGTCAGTGTGCTTCGGGCTGGACGGGACAAACATGTCAGCTAG ATGTTGACGAATGTTTGAATTCGCCATGTCAAAATGGTGGCTTTTGTCAGAATGCTCTTGGAACCTACTTCTGTACTTGCAAAGCAGGATGGAATGGTGTCTATTGTGAAAATG ACATAAACGAGTGCCTTGTCAACAATATTTGTCAGAATGGAGGCGTCTGCATCAACACTGCCGGCTCCTACCAATGTCAGTGCCCCTCCCAGTGGACGGGGGACAATTGTGAGATCGATGTTAACGAGTGTTCAAACAGCCCCTGTCTACACGGGTCAGCGTGCACCAATGCCAATGGATCCTACTCATGTATCTGCCGACCGGGCTGGGTCGGTATACACTGTGAATCCGACGTTAACGAATGCGATACCCCGGACCAATGCAAAAATGGAGCTACTTGTTTGAACACTGAGGGCTCCTTTACGTGTTCGTGTCCTATTGGTTGGGCTGGAGAAACATGCCAGATTGACGTAAACGAATGCCAGGCCCTTCCTTGCATACATGGCGGAACTTGTACAAACCTGCCAGGGTCGTACCAGTGCCAATGCCAAGCCGGGTGGACGGGCAAGAACTGTGAACAGGATGTTAACGAGTGCCTGACCCAGTCGCCTTGTTTGAATGCTGGTACTTGCACAAATACTCAGGGTTCCTTTTTCTGCACGTGTGAAAGAGGGTGGACCGGATATGATTGTAGTCAGAACATCAACGAGTGTCTACAGAGTCCCTGCCAGCATAACTCGACGTGCGTTGACTTGCAGGGTTTCTACAGATGTCAATGTGACAGTGGATTCACCGGGTATAACTGTGAGCAGGACAAGAATGAGTGCGAGAACAACCCTTGTCTCCATCAATCCACCTGTATCAACCTTATGGGCTCTTACATGTGCATTTGTCCTGCCGGGTGGATTGGGCAAAACTGTCAGATAG ACAAAGATGAGTGCAGTGGCGACCCTTGTAAAAATGGTGGCACGTGTATAAACAGCAATGGTTCCTACCAGTGCAGCTGTGCCTCTGGTTGGACTGGTGTCAATTGCACAAATG ATATCGATGAATGTCGAACAAATCCTTGCAAGAATGGCGCTACGTGCTTGAATACATACGGGTCTTACATATGTACTTGTGCCCTGGGATGGACTGGAGTCAATTGTGAAAGTG AATTCCTCGTATGTCTATCGGATACGTGTTTGAATGGCGGTACTTGTTTCGATCGCCCTGGAACATTTTTCTGCGCATGCCCTACCGGATTCACTGGTCAAAAATGCGAAACAG acGTCAACGAATGCCTAGACCCGGTATCCTGTGTACACGGCACATGTACCAATGGCTATGGCTCGTTTGTCTGCCGGTGTCACCAGGGATGGTCTGGCACAAACTGTGACATTG ACGTCAACGAATGTTTGACATCTCCTTGTCAAAATGGAGGCACGTGTTTGAATATGGCCGGATCTTACTCATGCGCATGTGCACAAGGATGGAAGGGCAAAAACTGCACAGAAG ATATAGATGAATGTTTCGCCTCACCTTGTGTCCATGGGCTGTGCAGTAATTTACCTGGGAATTTTCAGTGTATCTGTGAGAAGGGATGGTCAGGTCGCTACTGTGATCAAG ACGTGGATGAGTGTTTGAGTAACCCTTGTCAGAACGGAGGTACTTGCGTCGATAATTCCGGATCACATAGCTGTATTTGTCCGGCGGGATGGACAGGACAGAACTGTACTATAG ACATCAACGAATGTTTACAATCTCCGTGTGTCCATGGTTCGTGCAGTAACTTTGCTGGGTCGTTCCAATGTAATTGTGATGCTGGGTGGACTGGGGCATTGTGTGACATAG ACATAAATGAATGCTTACAATCCCCATGTGTCCATGGTTCATGCAGTAATTTGGCTGGGTCTTTCAAATGTAGTTGTGAATCCGGATGGACTGGAACACTATGTGAAACTG aCATAAACGAATGTCTACAGTCTCCCTGCGTCCATGGGGCATGCAGTAATTTAGCTGGTACATTTAAATGTAGCTGTGAATCCGGATGGACTGGAACATTATGTGACACTG ACATCAACGAATGTCTCCAATCTCCGTGCGTCCATGGTTCGTGCAGTAACTTGGCTGGGTCGTTCCAATGTAGCTGCGATACTGGTTGGACAGGAACATTGTGTgacactg ACATCGATGAGTGTCTTCAATCTCCTTGCGTCCATGGTTCCTGTAATAACTTGGCGGGATCATTCCAATGTATCTGTGATGCTGGATGGACAGGGGCATTGTGTGACATAG ACATTAATGAGTGTGCACAAACCCCGTGCGTCCACGGCACGTGCCAGAATTCCGGCGGATCCTACCAGTGTATCTGTGACAAGGGCTGGACGGGCCCGCAGTGTGACCAAG atattaaCGAATGTTTGAGCACCCCTTGTGTACATGGTACTTGTACTAACACTTTGGGATCCTTCCAGTGTTCATGTGAGCCAGGGTGGACTGGGGCATTATGTGATCAAG ATATCAATGAATGTTTGCAATCCCCTTGTGTCCAAGGACAGTGTAGCGACACTCTGGGTTCTTACAGATGTTCTTGTGACGTAGGCTGGACAGGGACCAATTGCGAGACAG ATATCGACGAGTGTCTGACGTCACCGTGTAACAATGGCGTGTGTACAAACACTGAAGGTTCCTTCCAGTGTACGTGTAACCAGGGATGGCAAGGACCTTTGTGTAACATAG ACATAGACCACTGTTCCAGTAACCCGTGTGTTCATGGAACCTGTACAGACACGGGGGCTACCTACAGCTGTACCTGTGATGAAGGATGGACCGGTCCAAATTGCAGTCAAG ATATAAATGAATGCATAACATTAGCACCATGTGCCAACGGAGGAACTTGTCTGAATGTTGATGGCTCCTTCCTGTGTACCTGCCCAGTGGGTTGGACGGGAACAACCTGCAAAACAG ATATAAACGAGTGCTTAGCATCTCCATGTGTAAATGGTAACTGTTCCAATACTCTGGGATCCTATACTTGTATCTGTGACGCTGGTTGGACAGGAACAAACTGTAGTCAAG ATATTGACGAGTGTCTCCAAACATCGTGTTTCAACAACGGTACATGTGTGAATACCCCCGGCTCCTTTTATTGTCAGTGTCCAATTGGCTTGTCTGGCGCCAAATGTGATCTTGTTG ACATAACGGATATAACGCTTGTTTTTGACATCGTCAACTTCCCTTGGGTTGATGATCTTGCTGACAATTcttcaataatatttaaaagttatgcTGGGCGATTTTGTCGAGAT ATGGATGTTATCTTTGCCGTTCGGGCGGCTGACTACCCAGGGTACTTGTATTGTAATGTCGCAGCTTTTGG ACAAGACCCTCTGAACATAACTGTGGTCCTAACTTTCGGGGGACACGATTATACCAGTGGATTTGAGAAACAGCTACGAGGGGCAATATATGAGACAACAAAGGAATACCGCTATCTTAACTATATTGTCCATTTGATTGGAGACGTCCTCATTGTTTCTGGCAGAATATCACACG ATGCCTGGCTCACCAATATGACGATGTACATATATGACGACTTCCAGTATAAACCCCAATATTCTGATATGAATTCTACAGAATTTAAAGCTTTTGAGAGTTCATTCTGTGATGAT ATTGACTTGTTCTTTAAGAACAGTAACCTTACCTCACGATACTATCGATGTTTCTTCGATTATATTGG TGCGGTTCGTCCTCACACTTTGACCTTCATCATGGTGTTCAATGGCACGGACTCGGTGTCACGCGAGCAGACGACAGGCGTGATAAGTGCAGGGGCTCCCCATTATACCGTGGAAAACCTAGATCTAATGTTCATTGGCTCCAATTTCTTCTACCTGCACCGAGGATACAACAAAATCGCCATTAACCTTACAGACTTCACCACCACATCAGCCCCTCCTACCACAGAGAGTCCAC TGAAGACGCTGATTAATATAACATTTGTACTGAAGAATCTGACATATACTAATCAGCTGGCAAACACGGAATCCCAGGAGTTCAAATCACTGGCGATACCATTCTGTGGTTAT ttaacCGACTTGTACTCCACTCGAGACAGATTTAAATACATCTATGAACTATGCCAGGTTATGGCATTTGT CCAAGAGGGTGGAAAGGACAAGATCAACTTCATCCTACAATTCAAGGGTGCTCAAGATCCCACATTACAAGAATTCATTTATGGAATTCTAATCGAAAACGCTCCTAGAGCGATTGTAAATGGAGAAATCTCCATCATCGTGGGTCCGCTAGCTGTGTTTGATGATTCTCTAGCCATCAACCAGGCCACTGTCACATATTCTCTGCCACCAG AGTCCACCACGCCCAGTTCTCCGCTGACCGC